The Methylomarinum vadi genome has a window encoding:
- a CDS encoding pyridoxamine 5'-phosphate oxidase family protein produces the protein MTEAISTNSPSSPFHKGERHIQQKLGVRDKIERMGHRAIRSFLTEQHRDFYSGLKYAFLGHADRDGRPWASILFKQSGLLTSPHNRTLHIHAKPVAGDPLNEVTTAGTRLGLLGIDLSSRRRNRVAGIIDRVTTDGMELRVVQAFGNCPKYIQTRAIQIINPETLPPSSAIELNRLDTQATELIGNSDTFFVASHMANGGEASEGADVSHRGGNSGFIRIDDDRCLTIPDYQGNNYFNTLGNFVENPRAGLLFIDFNNGNLLTMTGTVEILWDSPDISLFPGASRLWTFRLERGLWLNNTLPLRWSRPQ, from the coding sequence ATGACTGAAGCAATTTCTACGAACTCTCCCTCATCGCCTTTCCATAAAGGCGAACGCCATATTCAACAAAAACTCGGCGTGCGCGACAAAATCGAGCGTATGGGCCACCGCGCCATCCGCAGCTTTTTGACCGAACAACATCGTGATTTTTATAGTGGTCTGAAGTATGCGTTCCTCGGCCATGCCGACCGGGACGGCCGCCCTTGGGCATCGATATTGTTCAAACAGTCCGGTTTGCTGACTTCTCCGCACAATCGCACCCTTCACATCCACGCCAAGCCCGTTGCGGGAGACCCGCTGAACGAAGTCACCACCGCCGGCACGCGCCTCGGACTGCTCGGTATCGATCTGAGCAGCCGGCGCCGTAACCGGGTAGCTGGCATAATTGACCGGGTCACCACGGACGGCATGGAACTCCGCGTCGTCCAGGCTTTCGGCAATTGCCCGAAATATATTCAAACCCGCGCGATTCAAATAATAAACCCCGAAACGCTGCCGCCATCCAGCGCCATCGAGCTAAACCGGCTCGACACGCAAGCCACTGAGCTAATCGGCAACAGCGACACTTTCTTCGTCGCCAGCCATATGGCCAACGGCGGCGAAGCCAGCGAGGGCGCCGACGTCTCGCACCGGGGCGGCAACAGCGGATTCATTCGGATAGACGATGATCGCTGTTTGACCATCCCCGATTACCAGGGAAATAATTATTTCAATACGCTTGGTAACTTCGTGGAAAATCCGCGGGCCGGATTGTTGTTCATCGATTTTAACAACGGCAACTTACTGACAATGACCGGCACGGTCGAAATCCTCTGGGATTCGCCCGATATCTCTCTTTTTCCCGGCGCCAGCCGATTGTGGACCTTTCGACTCGAACGCGGACTGTGGCTGAACAATACCCTGCCGTTGCGTTGGTCCCGTCCGCAATAG
- the hemC gene encoding hydroxymethylbilane synthase, with protein MAEKIIRIATRKSPLALWQAEHVAERLQQAFPEVQAELVTMVTRGDKLLDAPLAKVGGKGLFVKELEQGMQEGTADIAVHSMKDVPVEFPPGLHLAVILEREDPTDAFVSNRYASLNDLPGNARIGTCSLRRQCQIKQRFPDAEILNLRGNVNTRLAKLDAGEFDAIILASAGLKRLGMEDRIAESLDPSVSLPAIGQGAIGIECRSDDSEINTYLQALHDEDTTIRLRAERAMNARLNGGCQVPIAGFAELRDGGIYMRGLVGTPDGAVVYRAEASGTVDQAEQIGRGIAEELLEQGADKVLQQLYEQQ; from the coding sequence TTGGCTGAAAAGATAATTCGTATCGCAACCCGAAAAAGTCCCTTGGCGTTATGGCAGGCCGAGCATGTCGCGGAGCGTCTGCAACAGGCTTTTCCGGAAGTGCAAGCGGAATTGGTGACGATGGTGACGCGCGGCGATAAATTATTGGATGCGCCATTGGCGAAAGTGGGGGGCAAGGGACTGTTCGTTAAGGAGTTGGAGCAAGGCATGCAGGAAGGAACGGCCGACATTGCCGTGCACTCGATGAAGGATGTGCCTGTCGAATTTCCTCCCGGCCTGCATCTGGCCGTAATTCTGGAGCGCGAAGACCCTACCGACGCCTTTGTCTCCAATCGCTACGCGTCCTTGAACGATTTGCCCGGCAATGCTCGTATCGGTACGTGTAGCTTGCGTCGGCAATGCCAGATCAAACAACGTTTCCCCGATGCGGAAATTCTCAATTTGCGCGGCAATGTCAATACCCGCCTGGCCAAACTGGATGCCGGCGAGTTCGATGCCATCATTCTGGCTTCGGCCGGTTTGAAACGCCTGGGGATGGAGGACAGAATCGCCGAATCGCTGGATCCGTCCGTCAGTCTTCCGGCCATCGGCCAGGGGGCGATTGGTATCGAATGCCGGTCCGACGATAGCGAGATCAATACTTATTTACAGGCGTTGCATGACGAAGACACGACGATCCGCCTGCGTGCGGAACGAGCGATGAATGCGCGTTTGAATGGCGGTTGCCAAGTGCCGATCGCCGGGTTTGCCGAATTGCGGGATGGAGGGATTTACATGCGCGGTTTGGTCGGAACGCCGGATGGGGCGGTGGTCTACCGCGCCGAGGCCAGCGGAACCGTGGATCAGGCCGAACAGATCGGACGAGGCATCGCGGAAGAGTTGCTGGAACAAGGCGCCGACAAGGTCTTGCAACAATTGTACGAGCAACAGTAA
- a CDS encoding glutathione S-transferase: MSQLRLYRHPLSGNAHRVELFLSILGLEAELIDVDLLHGEQKQATFLAKNIFGQVPVLEDGDLTIADSHAILVYLANQYDHAHTWLPIEPAGAAEVQRFLAVSAGPVAYGPATARLINLFDLPLDKTRPIDVAHQLLSTLEKHLRQRDWLAAEYPTIADIANYSYIALAPEGGVSLEDYPHIQAWLRRIESLPGFAPMQHSAIGLAA, translated from the coding sequence ATGAGCCAATTGAGATTATACCGCCACCCTTTATCCGGCAACGCCCACCGCGTCGAGCTGTTTCTGTCTATTCTCGGACTCGAAGCCGAGCTGATCGATGTCGACCTGCTGCACGGCGAACAAAAACAAGCGACATTTCTGGCAAAAAACATTTTCGGACAAGTGCCGGTATTGGAGGACGGCGACCTCACCATCGCCGACTCCCACGCGATCCTGGTCTATCTCGCCAATCAATACGATCACGCGCATACCTGGTTGCCGATCGAACCCGCCGGCGCGGCCGAAGTACAGCGCTTTCTCGCCGTCTCCGCGGGTCCGGTGGCGTATGGCCCGGCAACCGCTCGCTTGATCAACTTGTTCGATTTGCCGTTAGACAAAACCAGGCCGATCGACGTCGCCCACCAACTGCTGAGCACGCTGGAAAAACATTTACGGCAACGCGACTGGCTGGCGGCCGAATACCCGACCATCGCCGATATCGCAAACTACAGCTATATCGCATTGGCTCCGGAGGGCGGCGTTTCATTGGAAGATTACCCGCATATCCAAGCCTGGTTAAGGCGCATTGAGTCGCTGCCGGGCTTCGCGCCGATGCAGCACTCTGCGATCGGCCTGGCCGCCTAG
- a CDS encoding uroporphyrinogen-III synthase — protein sequence MNEQLQAKRILVTRPRHQAGNLCRLIEQQGGVAVRFPTLEIQALERPETIAARVAALEHVDWLIFISANAVNFVLNSNSGTINRLRRLRLAAVGKATAKALQNNGLTVDLLPQHGFDSESLLRTPAMSAVDGKRCVIVRGQGGREILVDTLRERGADVEYLEVYRRVMPQADNSALLERLRENRLDAITITSGEALRNLMEMLGGQACLLLPVPLVVISRRIGQMAETMGFKRIVVSDGPADTSILQTLITL from the coding sequence TTGAACGAGCAATTGCAAGCCAAGCGGATTCTGGTGACCCGGCCTCGTCATCAAGCTGGGAACTTATGCCGTTTGATCGAGCAACAAGGCGGTGTCGCGGTCAGGTTCCCAACATTGGAGATTCAAGCGCTTGAACGGCCGGAGACGATCGCCGCCAGGGTGGCAGCCCTGGAGCATGTCGACTGGCTTATATTTATCAGCGCCAATGCGGTAAATTTTGTGCTTAACTCGAACAGTGGCACAATAAACCGATTGCGGCGGCTGCGGCTTGCGGCGGTCGGTAAGGCAACGGCCAAGGCCCTGCAAAACAACGGCTTGACGGTGGATTTGTTGCCCCAACATGGGTTCGATAGCGAGTCCTTGTTGCGGACGCCGGCCATGTCGGCTGTCGACGGTAAGCGATGCGTCATCGTGCGCGGGCAGGGAGGCCGGGAAATATTGGTCGATACGCTGCGTGAACGCGGCGCGGACGTCGAATATTTGGAAGTTTATCGGCGCGTGATGCCGCAGGCGGACAATTCCGCGCTGTTGGAGCGGCTGCGGGAAAATCGGCTTGACGCCATCACCATAACCAGTGGCGAGGCCCTGCGCAATTTGATGGAGATGTTGGGCGGACAGGCATGTTTATTATTACCGGTTCCATTGGTCGTGATTAGTCGCCGAATCGGGCAAATGGCCGAAACAATGGGTTTTAAACGGATAGTCGTCAGCGACGGTCCGGCGGATACGTCGATTTTACAGACATTGATTACGTTATAA
- a CDS encoding TetR/AcrR family transcriptional regulator: protein MPPNTKQDAIVETAFRLFKTNGFYATGVDLIMREAAVSKRTLYKYFPTKNELIVAVIRHYQSNYRERLEALLGNASESARDKIRAIFHDAATWFGDVNFHGCLAVNAMGEFAGKDQAIENACRQFKQWELGVLQELCHGIGARQADQLAYKLWVLLEGMSAIAQVNKASSPVDMVAMADDIIEMHLPAR, encoded by the coding sequence ATGCCGCCTAACACAAAGCAAGACGCCATCGTCGAAACCGCCTTCAGGTTGTTCAAAACGAATGGTTTTTACGCCACCGGGGTCGATTTGATCATGCGCGAGGCCGCCGTATCCAAAAGAACGTTGTATAAATACTTTCCGACCAAGAACGAGCTGATTGTGGCCGTGATAAGGCACTACCAGAGCAACTATCGGGAGCGCCTGGAGGCTTTGTTGGGGAATGCCAGCGAAAGCGCCAGGGATAAAATCAGGGCGATATTCCATGATGCCGCGACGTGGTTCGGCGACGTTAATTTTCACGGCTGTTTGGCCGTCAATGCGATGGGCGAATTTGCCGGCAAGGACCAGGCCATCGAAAATGCCTGCCGGCAATTCAAGCAATGGGAGCTCGGCGTGCTGCAGGAGCTTTGCCATGGCATCGGCGCCCGGCAGGCCGATCAATTGGCCTACAAGTTATGGGTGCTGTTGGAAGGCATGTCGGCCATTGCCCAGGTTAACAAGGCAAGCAGTCCGGTGGATATGGTTGCCATGGCCGATGACATCATCGAGATGCATTTGCCGGCACGATAA
- a CDS encoding sigma 54-interacting transcriptional regulator → MPTPEQVLRRHELILNAAGEGIYGLDKEGKATFANPAAIALTGWNETDVIGKPVHELHHHTKRNGEPYPHHECPIYATLNDGEVHHVTDEIFWHKNGGFFPVHYTSTPIWENGAIIGAVVIFQDVSKLNRAEAAVIRLQRQNELLLTAAGEGICGFDCEGNVTFINPTAAALLAWPDRELRGHTIHDIFGRDEPRAEEYCPVHNIINGKRRFEVSDKRFWRHDGSSFPVDFVSTPVLENDRLQGVVVVFRDISERKLAEEKLKTALAEIKQLKNRLQAENTYLQEQINLNHHFGDILGQSPALQSALRQVEQVAPTDTTVLILGETGTGKELFARALHTLSRRKDRPLVKVNCAALPANLIESELFGHEKGSFTGATARRIGRFELAHEGTIFLDEIGELPLELQAKLLRVLQEGEIERLGDAKTRNIDVRVLAATHRDLKQMAAEGRFREDLFYRLSVFPLALPPLRERKHDISLLAQCFLAKYAQKTGKTVTHIPQAAMTQLQNYPWPGNVRELENVIERAVILSSTDTLQIPKLHQANVPEKTPAECLQPLAAMEKAHIIKVLEHTGWRISGEHGAAAILEMHPNTLRSRMSKLGIRRALEAK, encoded by the coding sequence ATGCCGACTCCCGAACAAGTCCTGAGACGCCACGAATTGATCCTCAACGCCGCCGGAGAAGGCATTTACGGCCTGGACAAAGAGGGCAAAGCCACCTTCGCCAATCCGGCGGCGATCGCGCTGACCGGCTGGAACGAAACCGATGTCATCGGCAAACCGGTGCATGAGCTGCATCATCATACAAAGCGCAACGGCGAACCCTATCCTCACCATGAATGCCCGATTTATGCCACGCTGAATGACGGCGAGGTACATCATGTCACCGATGAAATCTTCTGGCACAAGAACGGCGGCTTTTTCCCGGTACACTACACCAGTACGCCGATTTGGGAAAACGGCGCCATCATCGGCGCGGTAGTCATCTTCCAGGATGTCAGCAAACTTAACCGCGCGGAAGCCGCCGTCATTCGCTTGCAGCGTCAAAACGAATTGCTACTAACCGCCGCCGGAGAAGGTATCTGCGGCTTCGATTGCGAAGGAAATGTCACCTTCATCAACCCCACCGCCGCGGCGTTGCTGGCCTGGCCGGACCGGGAATTGCGCGGCCACACCATCCACGACATTTTTGGCCGCGACGAGCCCAGGGCCGAGGAGTACTGCCCGGTACATAACATTATCAACGGCAAACGCCGCTTCGAAGTCAGCGACAAGCGCTTTTGGCGCCATGACGGCTCCAGTTTCCCCGTCGATTTCGTCAGCACTCCGGTGTTAGAAAACGACCGGCTGCAAGGCGTCGTCGTGGTATTTCGCGACATCAGCGAACGCAAACTGGCCGAGGAAAAGCTCAAAACGGCGCTGGCGGAAATCAAGCAATTGAAGAACCGTTTGCAGGCGGAAAATACCTATCTTCAGGAGCAAATCAACCTGAACCACCATTTCGGCGACATCCTCGGCCAAAGCCCGGCTTTGCAGTCGGCATTGCGCCAGGTTGAGCAGGTCGCTCCGACCGATACCACGGTTTTGATTCTGGGAGAAACCGGCACCGGCAAAGAATTGTTCGCGCGCGCCCTGCACACTCTCAGCCGGCGCAAGGATCGGCCGTTGGTCAAGGTCAACTGCGCCGCCTTGCCCGCCAACCTGATCGAAAGCGAACTGTTCGGCCACGAAAAAGGCAGCTTCACCGGTGCGACCGCGCGGCGCATTGGCCGTTTCGAACTGGCTCACGAAGGCACGATTTTTCTCGATGAAATCGGCGAATTGCCGCTGGAATTGCAAGCCAAGTTGCTGCGGGTATTGCAGGAGGGCGAAATCGAACGCCTGGGCGACGCCAAAACCCGTAACATCGACGTGCGGGTTCTCGCCGCGACCCACCGCGATTTAAAACAAATGGCGGCCGAAGGCCGTTTTCGCGAAGACCTCTTTTATCGGCTCAGCGTATTTCCCCTGGCCTTGCCCCCGCTGCGCGAACGCAAGCACGATATTTCGTTACTGGCGCAATGCTTCCTCGCTAAATACGCGCAAAAAACCGGCAAGACCGTCACGCATATCCCGCAAGCGGCCATGACTCAGTTGCAAAACTATCCTTGGCCGGGCAATGTCCGCGAACTGGAAAACGTCATCGAACGGGCCGTCATCCTGTCGTCAACCGACACGCTGCAAATACCGAAGCTCCATCAAGCCAATGTGCCTGAAAAAACGCCTGCCGAATGCTTGCAACCGCTGGCGGCAATGGAAAAAGCGCATATCATCAAAGTGCTGGAACATACCGGTTGGCGCATTTCCGGCGAGCATGGCGCCGCCGCCATCCTGGAGATGCACCCTAATACGCTACGCTCGCGCATGAGCAAGCTAGGCATACGCCGCGCCCTGGAAGCGAAGTAA
- a CDS encoding uroporphyrinogen-III C-methyltransferase has protein sequence MAEVNEEQQAQPEEVQVAAKKSRAGLWFGIIISICLIGLAGAGFYLLQQLREHQDTLSNQDELKLIELNKQLNTFQSQIAAMQSHLASIDNDVSNKDAHFNKKLEDFSQLHQEKLESTRTDLQQAVKFLQRQLGKTRGDWLIADAEYLLSVANQRLHLVGDVNTTREALEAADQRLRESGDASVFKVREQIAKELAGLRTVEVPDIVGMYSELQLLKEKVVDLSVFLPYAGKEPTKSSQIHDHRIPSEEGHDFLSAIFGQLEGYVTLRHSDQPIKEILTPEEAIFIKDQMGVKLEMIKIALVQQNDELYQTAIDDAKQWLSQKFSQNSVSRHFASELDKLKGIKIRGQFPDISGSLKMLRDISKLRIENDKGMLEQQEKPAVQSEPTQ, from the coding sequence GTGGCCGAAGTGAATGAAGAACAACAAGCCCAGCCGGAAGAGGTCCAAGTGGCAGCGAAAAAATCCCGCGCCGGCCTCTGGTTTGGCATCATTATCTCCATATGCCTCATCGGGCTGGCCGGGGCCGGATTTTACCTGCTGCAGCAACTGCGCGAGCATCAGGATACATTGAGTAACCAGGACGAACTGAAGCTGATCGAGCTTAACAAACAATTGAATACCTTCCAGTCGCAAATTGCCGCGATGCAATCTCATTTGGCTTCCATTGACAACGATGTGTCGAATAAAGACGCGCATTTCAATAAAAAACTGGAGGATTTTTCCCAACTGCATCAGGAAAAACTGGAATCTACCCGCACCGACTTGCAACAAGCCGTGAAATTTCTACAACGGCAGTTGGGCAAAACCCGTGGCGATTGGTTGATCGCCGATGCCGAATATTTGTTGAGCGTCGCCAATCAGCGTTTGCATTTGGTCGGCGACGTCAATACCACTCGGGAAGCGTTAGAAGCGGCCGACCAGCGTTTGCGGGAAAGCGGCGATGCTTCGGTGTTTAAGGTCAGGGAGCAGATTGCCAAGGAACTGGCCGGATTGAGAACCGTAGAAGTGCCGGACATCGTCGGCATGTATTCCGAACTGCAATTATTGAAGGAAAAGGTGGTCGATCTGTCGGTTTTTCTGCCTTATGCCGGCAAGGAACCGACCAAGTCGAGCCAGATCCACGACCATAGAATACCCTCGGAGGAAGGCCACGATTTCTTGAGTGCTATCTTCGGACAGTTGGAAGGCTATGTCACGCTGCGCCATAGCGACCAACCCATCAAGGAAATTCTGACGCCGGAGGAGGCGATTTTCATCAAGGATCAAATGGGGGTGAAATTGGAAATGATCAAAATTGCCCTGGTTCAGCAGAATGATGAACTTTATCAAACGGCCATAGACGACGCCAAGCAATGGTTATCGCAAAAATTCAGTCAAAATAGTGTGTCAAGACATTTTGCCAGCGAACTCGATAAGTTGAAGGGCATTAAAATTCGGGGGCAGTTTCCCGACATCAGCGGATCTTTAAAGATGCTGAGGGATATCAGCAAGCTGAGAATCGAAAATGACAAGGGCATGCTGGAACAACAGGAAAAACCGGCGGTTCAGTCCGAACCAACGCAATAA
- a CDS encoding HupE/UreJ family protein, with protein MTTRKLFLLISLPLLFFFLDQTAFAHGVDKNTERFLLANQGIAVGPFMYIGAKHMVTGYDHLLFLVGVIFFLFRTRDVLLYASLFTLGHSLTLMFGVLGNISVNPYLIDAIIGLSIVYKGFDNLGGFQRLLGLQPNTKIAVMVFGLFHGFGLATKLQDFSLPKTGLWKNLLAFNVGVELGQFLALTFILIALDFWRRHRSYYSFSTATNTLLMSSGLILFGYQLTGYLILG; from the coding sequence ATGACGACAAGAAAGCTCTTCCTTCTTATCAGTTTGCCACTGCTTTTCTTTTTCCTCGACCAGACTGCCTTCGCTCATGGCGTCGATAAAAACACCGAGCGATTTTTACTGGCCAACCAAGGCATCGCCGTCGGCCCCTTTATGTATATCGGCGCCAAGCACATGGTCACCGGCTACGATCATTTGCTGTTTTTGGTCGGCGTCATCTTCTTTTTGTTCCGCACCCGCGATGTACTGCTTTACGCCAGCCTGTTCACGCTGGGGCACAGCCTAACCTTAATGTTCGGCGTGTTAGGCAATATCTCGGTCAACCCTTATCTGATCGACGCCATCATCGGCCTGTCGATCGTTTATAAGGGTTTCGACAACCTGGGCGGCTTTCAGCGTCTATTGGGTTTGCAGCCGAATACCAAGATTGCGGTGATGGTGTTCGGGTTGTTTCACGGTTTCGGATTGGCCACCAAACTGCAGGATTTTTCCTTGCCGAAAACAGGGCTGTGGAAAAACCTGTTGGCCTTTAACGTCGGCGTCGAACTGGGCCAGTTCCTGGCCTTGACCTTCATTTTGATCGCACTCGATTTTTGGCGCCGACACCGAAGTTACTATTCTTTTTCGACCGCAACCAATACGCTGCTGATGTCCAGCGGCTTGATTCTGTTCGGCTACCAACTCACCGGCTACCTGATACTCGGATAA
- a CDS encoding uracil-DNA glycosylase family protein, which yields MKKPYRTLLDEVRGCTLCASYLPFPPKPILQLHSQARILIAGQAPGLKAHDSGKPFDDASGVRLRTWLGIGETEFYNPELIAILPMGFCYPGKGPSGDLRPRPECAEQWRRRCLAQLPNIRLTLVIGRYAQGWHLDQGNQHSLTEIVKNWRAHWPEVLPLPHPSPRNNRWLKQNPWFEQEVLPALRVRVSELIAPEG from the coding sequence ATGAAAAAACCTTATCGAACCCTGCTCGACGAAGTGAGAGGCTGCACCTTGTGCGCCTCTTACTTGCCGTTTCCGCCAAAACCCATTCTGCAACTGCATTCGCAGGCGCGGATTTTAATTGCCGGACAGGCGCCCGGCCTGAAAGCGCACGACAGCGGCAAACCCTTCGACGACGCCAGCGGCGTCAGGCTCAGGACCTGGTTGGGAATCGGCGAGACGGAATTTTACAACCCGGAATTGATCGCCATTCTGCCGATGGGATTTTGTTATCCGGGCAAAGGTCCGTCAGGCGATTTACGTCCCCGCCCGGAATGCGCCGAACAATGGCGCCGGCGCTGTCTGGCGCAACTTCCCAATATCCGCCTGACGTTGGTGATCGGCCGCTACGCTCAGGGCTGGCATCTGGATCAAGGCAATCAACATAGCCTGACCGAAATCGTCAAAAACTGGCGGGCGCATTGGCCGGAAGTCTTACCACTCCCCCATCCCAGTCCCCGCAACAACCGCTGGCTGAAACAAAATCCGTGGTTCGAGCAAGAAGTGCTGCCGGCCTTGCGCGTCCGGGTATCCGAACTGATCGCTCCCGAAGGGTAA
- a CDS encoding cytochrome P460 family protein, which translates to MKPAITSKNLCSIIFAVPLGLLFTSATNAAEQQTNSTHARFDKKGQLIRPSGYREWIFIGAPLTPNDMNDGKAAFPEFHNVYIDPGSWDHWKKTGEFRDGTVIVKELVSVGGKQAPSGNGYFQGDYIGLEAMVKSKHHLPDANGNWGFFRFTIENSPQLHKSASAQPEENCMACHQAKAAKDQMFLQYYPVLRAAAGKGEQGTGR; encoded by the coding sequence ATGAAACCAGCTATCACATCCAAAAATCTGTGTTCCATCATCTTCGCCGTTCCGCTCGGATTGCTGTTTACATCGGCCACGAATGCGGCCGAACAACAGACGAACTCGACTCATGCCCGTTTCGATAAAAAAGGACAACTGATCAGACCGAGCGGCTATCGGGAATGGATCTTCATCGGCGCGCCGTTGACGCCGAATGACATGAATGACGGCAAGGCCGCCTTCCCCGAATTCCATAACGTCTACATCGATCCCGGCAGTTGGGATCACTGGAAAAAAACCGGCGAATTTCGCGACGGGACGGTTATCGTCAAGGAGCTGGTCAGCGTCGGCGGCAAACAGGCGCCTAGCGGCAACGGCTATTTTCAGGGCGACTATATCGGCCTGGAAGCGATGGTCAAAAGCAAGCACCACCTGCCCGATGCCAACGGTAATTGGGGCTTTTTTCGTTTCACGATAGAAAACAGTCCACAACTGCACAAATCCGCTTCGGCTCAACCCGAAGAAAACTGCATGGCCTGTCATCAGGCCAAGGCCGCCAAGGACCAGATGTTCCTGCAATATTATCCGGTGTTGCGAGCCGCCGCGGGAAAAGGCGAACAAGGAACGGGAAGATGA
- a CDS encoding nuclear transport factor 2 family protein — protein MPQTITAISTRPYGDSRPPLPPFTQATATEKVQLAENAWNSKDPVKVAGAYTLDSEWRNRSEIFSGREKIIEFLTRKWDKELDYRLKKELWCFAANRIAVTFRYEWHDDAGQWYRSYGNELWEFDDNGLMRRRIASINDKPIRETDRELA, from the coding sequence ATGCCACAAACCATTACAGCGATCTCGACGCGCCCTTACGGCGACTCCAGACCGCCGCTGCCGCCGTTTACGCAAGCCACCGCGACGGAAAAAGTCCAACTGGCCGAAAATGCCTGGAACAGCAAAGATCCTGTCAAAGTCGCCGGCGCTTATACGCTAGACAGCGAATGGCGCAACCGCTCCGAAATATTTTCGGGACGGGAAAAGATCATCGAATTTCTGACCCGTAAATGGGACAAGGAATTGGATTATCGGCTGAAAAAAGAATTGTGGTGCTTCGCCGCCAACCGCATCGCCGTCACTTTCCGTTACGAATGGCACGACGATGCCGGCCAATGGTATCGCTCGTACGGCAACGAATTGTGGGAATTTGACGATAACGGCCTGATGCGGCGGCGCATCGCCAGCATCAACGACAAACCGATCCGGGAAACGGATCGCGAATTAGCTTAA
- a CDS encoding DUF4336 domain-containing protein, with amino-acid sequence MAFQQIADNLWIHDGETVRFLGLPYSTRMTVVKLDQQRLWIHSPIGLTPVLQEEIDSIGKVRYLVAPNKLHHLFLSSWQAAYPEAECYAAPGLMAKRPDLAFAKELNASAEAVWKGEIAQTLFSGSPWMQEVVFFHIDSKTLILADLIENFEPSVFNRWQRFVAGLTGIVAPNGKTPVDWRMSFLFGKKQARAALATMLEWQPDNIVIAHGECVFGHGTDFLRRSFSWLE; translated from the coding sequence ATGGCATTTCAGCAAATCGCCGACAATTTATGGATACATGACGGTGAGACGGTTCGTTTTCTCGGATTGCCGTATTCGACCAGGATGACCGTGGTCAAACTGGACCAACAACGCCTTTGGATTCATTCTCCGATCGGATTAACTCCGGTCTTGCAAGAGGAAATCGACAGCATAGGCAAGGTTCGCTACCTGGTTGCGCCCAATAAACTGCATCATTTGTTTTTGTCGTCCTGGCAGGCGGCATATCCCGAGGCCGAATGCTACGCCGCTCCCGGCTTAATGGCCAAACGCCCCGATTTAGCTTTCGCCAAGGAATTGAATGCGTCCGCCGAGGCGGTCTGGAAGGGAGAGATCGCGCAAACGTTATTCTCCGGCAGTCCCTGGATGCAAGAAGTGGTGTTTTTCCATATCGATTCTAAAACCCTGATCCTGGCCGATTTGATCGAGAATTTCGAACCTTCGGTATTCAATCGCTGGCAGCGCTTTGTGGCCGGATTGACCGGTATAGTGGCGCCGAACGGCAAGACGCCGGTGGATTGGCGCATGAGTTTTTTGTTCGGCAAAAAACAAGCGCGGGCGGCGCTGGCGACGATGTTGGAATGGCAGCCGGATAATATCGTCATCGCCCATGGCGAATGCGTGTTCGGTCACGGCACGGATTTTCTGCGGCGTTCGTTTTCCTGGCTGGAATAG
- a CDS encoding glutaredoxin family protein — MKDVTILTSPNCGYCHSAKQLLQKHRIAYREVDLHRDGAEAQHLLAQSGRRTVPQIFLQQQPIGGYTELAALLASSEFDITQCNIL; from the coding sequence ATGAAAGACGTAACCATCTTGACCAGCCCCAACTGCGGCTACTGCCATTCCGCCAAACAATTGCTGCAAAAACATCGGATCGCCTATCGCGAAGTCGACCTGCACAGGGACGGGGCGGAAGCCCAACATTTGTTAGCGCAAAGCGGCCGGCGCACCGTACCGCAAATTTTCCTTCAGCAACAACCGATCGGTGGATACACCGAACTGGCCGCGTTGCTCGCCAGCAGTGAATTCGACATCACACAATGCAACATACTTTAA